Proteins encoded in a region of the Dreissena polymorpha isolate Duluth1 chromosome 6, UMN_Dpol_1.0, whole genome shotgun sequence genome:
- the LOC127834888 gene encoding filamin-A-like, producing the protein MLEQEVQIVGPSGVDVVYDTRELGHLWRDYIYEAEEPGRYQIYVRYAGFELPGCPFTQEIADGGMPSASGSGLFFAEQDKPAQFIVDVGRRKGDLRVSVNGPTSVGRCTVDPNTDGSYTVTYVPVETGIFNVNLSWNGTDIPGSPYHPKVVDVRKVRVIGGWQHFMDSNERVNLVVGERKQLPFDIAEAGPGTLRAEVKGPSGSLHASVDNHTMGKSVVEFIPEEEGSHYIHLFWSDLPLVNSPFHGYAIQQVPDASKLILTGRGLKEATVREEAEFVIDGSQAGKGSPDVVLSGVRDEVNVRVSPLGNGKFRCNYVATVPGAYLLHITWNGRQLRGSPYKVNVIGAFYPNRVVVSGEGLRGGILGQRIDVVIDTRKAGPGELTAHCMGPHQVAFCELADSKDGTFNLGIKAQESGRHVLQIKYGGEHVEGSPFTFKVNSRPDASKVRVHGPGVENGILATYVSKFIVETKGAGAGQLTVRIRGPKGAFQVEMYRDSQRDRTIVCRFDPTECGMYIIQVRWSNVDVPGSPFNVHILDTTEELEQVLNENSYSIGTPRSQSSYGNRPATRMVHQGGSLPAPRTQYGQWRGQVYPGQ; encoded by the exons GATGCCCATTCACGCAGGAGATAGCTGATGGCGGAATGCCTAGCGCCAGTGGGAGTGGTCTGTTCTTCGCTGAGCAAGACAAACCAGCCCAATTCATCGTGGACGTTGGACGACGCAAGGGAGACCTTAGAGTTTCTGTCAATG GCCCCACCTCTGTTGGCAGATGTACTGTGGACCCCAATACAGACGGCTCCTACACTGTCACCTACGTGCCAGTGGAGACTGGAATATTTAATGTGAACCTGTCGTGGAATGGCACTGACATACCAG GGAGCCCATATCACCCGAAGGTGGTGGACGTACGCAAGGTGCGCGTGATCGGGGGCTGGCAGCACTTCATGGACAGCAATGAGAGGGTCAACCTGGTGGTGGGAGAGCGTAAACAGCTGCCATTTGATATCGCTGAGGCCGGACCAG GAACACTGAGGGCGGAGGTGAAGGGTCCCTCTGGGTCATTGCACGCGTCTGTAGACAACCATACGATGGGCAAGTCAGTTGTTGAGTTCATACCTGAGGAGGAGG GCTCCCACTACATTCACCTGTTCTGGTCTGACCTGCCGCTGGTTAACTCCCCATTCCACGGGTACGCCATTCAGCAGGTGCCCGACGCCAGCAAGCTCATCCTTACTGGGCGGGGCCTGAAGGAGGCAACAGTGAGGGAGGAGGCGGAGTTTGTCATCGACGGCTCACAGGCGGGAAAAG GATCACCTGACGTAGTTCTCAGCGGAGTCCGTGATGAAGTGAATGTCAGAGTAAGCCCCCTGGGCAATGGCAAGTTCCGCTGTAACTATGTCGCAACAGTACCAGGCGCCTATCTTCTCCACATCACGTGGAATGGGCGCCAACTCCGTGGTTCCCCCTACAAAGTGAACGTGATCGGAGCGTTCTACCCGAACCGTGTCGTTGTGAGTGGGGAAGGTCTACGCGGAGGAATCCTCGGTCAACGTATTGACGTGGTGATCGATACACGAAAGGCTGGGCCAG GTGAGCTGACAGCGCACTGCATGGGCCCCCACCAGGTGGCATTCTGTGAGCTGGCAGACAGCAAGGACGGCACATTCAACCTGGGAATCAAGGCTCAGGAGTCCGGCCGCCACGTTCTACAGATCAAATATGGCGGCGAGCATGTAGAGGGTAG CCCATTCACATTCAAGGTGAACTCTCGTCCAGATGCCAGCAAGGTGCGTGTGCATGGCCCCGGCGTGGAGAATGGTATCCTCGCAACCTACGTCAGCAAGTTCATCGTGGAAACCAAAGGGGCAGGGGCCGGGCAGCTCACTGTGAGAATTAGGGGACCCAAAG GGGCGTTCCAGGTGGAGATGTACCGTGACAGTCAGCGTGACCGTACGATTGTGTGCCGTTTTGACCCCACGGAGTGTGGGATGTACATCATCCAGGTGCGCTGGTCCAATGTGGACGTGCCTGGGTCACCATTCAATGTGCACATCCTTGATACCACAGAAGAGTTAGAACAG GTGCTGAATGAGAACTCATACTCGATTGGTACACCGCGAAGCCAGAGTAGCTATGGTAACCGGCCTGCCACCCGCATGGTACACCAAGGAGGGAGCCTCCCTGCACCCAGGACCCAGTACGGACAGTGGAGGGGACAGGTGTATCCTGGGCAGTAG